Proteins encoded within one genomic window of Hahella chejuensis KCTC 2396:
- a CDS encoding ATP-dependent Clp protease proteolytic subunit: MEKLSGEPEKGSKTDRIEEQYSFKSRFVFIFGEVNHEMAQATCQRLIALAEDSEDPIRVLISSPGGHVESGDAIHDIIRFIRAPVITVGAGWVASAGTHIYLAAEKERRVCLPNTRFMIHQPGGGAGGPASDIAIQAKEILRARERIAHVVARQTGKPFEKVLVDIERDFWMSPEEAMDYGIVSRVVESYKDLQ; this comes from the coding sequence ATGGAAAAGTTGTCCGGCGAACCTGAAAAGGGGAGTAAGACTGACCGTATTGAAGAGCAGTATTCGTTCAAGTCCCGTTTTGTGTTTATTTTCGGCGAGGTTAATCATGAGATGGCGCAAGCGACCTGTCAGCGCTTGATAGCCTTGGCGGAAGATTCTGAAGACCCTATCAGAGTGCTGATATCCTCTCCGGGTGGCCATGTGGAGTCGGGGGACGCTATTCACGACATTATTCGCTTTATCCGCGCGCCGGTAATTACGGTGGGCGCCGGGTGGGTCGCCAGCGCGGGAACGCATATTTACTTGGCGGCGGAGAAAGAGCGTCGTGTCTGTTTGCCCAATACGCGCTTTATGATTCACCAACCTGGCGGTGGCGCTGGCGGCCCTGCTTCGGATATCGCAATTCAGGCGAAAGAGATTTTGAGAGCCCGTGAGCGTATCGCCCATGTTGTCGCCAGGCAGACGGGTAAACCGTTTGAGAAAGTATTGGTGGATATAGAAAGGGATTTCTGGATGAGTCCAGAAGAGGCGATGGACTATGGGATTGTCTCTCGTGTAGTCGAATCCTACAAAGACCTTCAGTAG
- a CDS encoding DUF1993 domain-containing protein → MYDQSVIVFERYLKRLSAMMNRLETFADTASKQKAILQTSLAPNMFPLVQQVRTTISFSLRTCYPLAGLEIPEIESREDTIADLRRQIKEAGRYLQALPANDFATAAEREIVTKAGFKELRLDGETFLTQYALPNFFFHLSMVYAILRYCGAPVGKGDFDGFHEYPPGFAF, encoded by the coding sequence ATGTACGATCAATCCGTTATCGTCTTTGAACGCTATTTGAAGCGATTGTCCGCCATGATGAACCGACTGGAGACGTTTGCCGACACGGCCTCCAAGCAAAAAGCGATACTTCAAACAAGCCTCGCGCCCAATATGTTCCCTCTTGTTCAGCAGGTACGCACGACTATCAGTTTTTCTCTGCGGACCTGTTATCCGTTGGCGGGGCTGGAGATTCCGGAGATAGAATCTCGTGAAGACACTATTGCAGATCTGCGTCGACAGATTAAGGAGGCCGGGCGCTATTTGCAGGCTTTGCCAGCGAATGATTTTGCAACAGCGGCGGAACGGGAAATTGTGACGAAAGCCGGATTCAAAGAACTGCGATTGGATGGCGAAACCTTTCTTACCCAATATGCGTTGCCGAACTTTTTCTTTCATCTCAGCATGGTCTACGCGATTTTACGATATTGCGGGGCTCCGGTCGGGAAGGGGGACTTTGATGGCTTTCATGAGTATCCTCCGGGATTTGCATTTTGA